GCCAAACGGCGACTTTACCGGATCTGAAATCTCTTGAACTGGAAGAGCGAACAAAGCCTCATCAAATTCAGCAACCATTTCGCCACGCTCAACATCACCTAGTGATCCGCCATTACTAGCTGAACCAGGGTCTTGAGAATTAGCTTCCGCCAGCTCAGCGAAGTCAGCGCCGGCACGAAGCTCTGACACCAAACTCTCAGCTTTAGCTAATTGCTCTTGCTCGTCTTCGTCACCGGTGGTGCTCAATAAGATATGCCGAGTAGTCCGCGTTTCATTCGATGCGAAACCAGCTTTATAATCTTCGTAAGCCGCCAATAAAACATCTTCTTCAACTTCAATGCCTTCAGCGACCGACTGTGTATCTAGCTCAATATAGCTAACCGACACTCGATCGGGATTTTGATACCGGTCAATATTGGCTTGATAGTATTCTTGTACGTCTTGTTCTGACACTGACACAGACTCAAGGAAATCAACTTGATTAACGGTGATTAAATCGAAGGTTCGACGCTCGGCCTGAATCTCAAGCAGACTGCGCACCTCACTGGGTAACACTAGAGCGGACTCTTGGTAACCTGAAACGACCTGTCCCAATCGTTCGTTACGCTTTAGATCAGCCCGATAAACTTGCGCTCCAGCACGTCCATAACTCGCCATCTGCGCGTTAAAAACGGATTGGTCAAATTTGCCATCCACTTGATAAAGTGGGTTCTCAACGATCTGCTTATTGATCTGTTGTTCACTCACTTGATAGTTATATTCCTCTGCAACATAGGCGACCAATTCTTGGTTGATCATCGACTGCAAGACACTGGTCTTAAATTCCTTAGAATTGAGCACACCGGAATTTGCTAGCTCAGGATTTTGCGACAAACGTTGATTCTGAATACGCGAGAGGCGATTCTGAAAATCTTCCTGCGTGATTTTAGTGCCGTCGATTTCAACAACAGTTGGTCGCGCTTGCGTATCGGCGTATTGTTGCACGCCAAAAAAGGCCATCGGAATAATAATAATGCCGGCGATGATCCAAGCAAACCAACCAGAAGAGCGGTCACGGATTTCAGTTAACATAGTGTTTCCTTAAGTAAAGGTTTGTTTGTTCTAATATTTGCAGCGCGCCATTATAGTCTAGCCTGTCGCGACAAAAAAGCCGTATTCGCTAAGCTGTCGGCTGCGGTTCAGAGGTTTTATCGTCCGAGTCGCCATCTGACTGGCTCTGACGTGCGGCGTCTTCGGCCAACACAGCATTAAGATCCTCGGCTCGTTGTCGTACAGCACGCCCATAACTTTGGTCATCGCCCCAAAGGTCAGCCAGCTTATACAGCGACTCTTCGTCATGTTCAGCAAATAGGCGACTAACCCGCTCCGCCTCAGAACGTTCAACACCCAGTAATGCCAGAGCGTCGACACTCAACTTCAGAGCGGAATAAAATGTTTCACGCTGGAATCCAGTAATATCCTCATTAATTAACTCATAGGCGTGGCGACGATCAACCGCACGCGACAATATCCGCAACCTAGGGAAATGTTTTTTAGCTACACGAATTATTTCCATCGACTTGTCGGCCGAATCGACGCCAACGACCAGCAATCGAGCATTATCCGCGCCAGCGGCCTCAAGCAAATCAGGTCGCGCCGCATCACCGTAGTAAACTGTACTACCAAAGCGACGCACCATCTCAATTTGGCTAGCACTATGATCCAAAATCGTCAGCTGATAGCCACGACTTGCTAATAAGCGCCCGACAATCTGTCCAAATCGGCCATAACCCGCAATAATCACTTGGCAAGTAGGCTGGACCTCGTCGTCTTGTATTTGACTTGCATGCTGACTAATTCGGCTAGAATAAGCTTCATGCGCAACAAACAGTAACGGCGCCATCAACATTGAGAGCGCCACAACAATTGTGATCAGACTAGCCGTAGCAGAATCAAATACGGCAAATTGCTGACCAGCCGACGTCAATACGAACGCAAACTCTCCACCTTGCGCCAGGGCCAATGAGAACAAAATGGCTTGTTTTCGCTCCATCTTAAACAGCACGCTCAGGAACAACAAAATACCCGCCTTCAACGCCACTAGCGCAATGACTAAGCAAATAATAAGCCCGAACTGGCTCGCCAGTAACGCGAAATTAATATTGGCGCCGACCGTGATAAAGAACAACCCAAGCAATAGGCCCTTAAATGGCTCAATATCAACCTCAATCTCGTGCCTGAACTCGCTTTCGGCTAACACCACGCCAGCCAGAAAGGTGCCGAGCGCCGCAGACAAACCCACCGCCGACATTGCTACCGCAATCGCCACTACCAAACACAACGCCAACACGGTAAATAGCTCCCGAGAACCCGTCTCAGCAATAAATCGAAATAAGGGTCTCGACACAAACCGACCCGACACGATAATGGCGCCAATGACGCCAACCGTCACTAATACTTGCTGCCAAACGGCTAAACCCGCAATCAAACTAGAATTGTGGTCGTCAACTGACTGAACCAACGGCAAGGTAGCCAACAATGGCAACAACGCCAAAATTGGAATAACAGCAATATCTTGGAACAACAATACCGAAAAAGCATTTTTACCGGCTTGCGTCTCTAACTGCCCGCGCTCGGTTAGTGACTGCAACACAATAGCGGTGGATGACAACGCCAAACTCAAACCTATTGCGATTGCCATCAACGGATTGATCGGCGACAACAACCAAATTAGCCCACTCAGCGTAGTGGCAGTAATAAGCACCTGCAGTCCGCCTAGACCCAGTATTGGTTTACGCATACTCCACAAGCGGCTAGGTTGAAGCTCTAGCCCGACTAAAAAGAGCATCATGACGACACCAAACTCGGCCACGTGCATGACATCGGTCTGATCTCCGACTAATTGTAAGGCGCTAGGCCCGATGATAATGCCGGCGATCAAATAGCCGAGCACCGACCCGAGACCAAGTCGTTTTGCAATCGGCACGGCAATCACTGCCGCAAGAAGATAAATAAGCGCTGTTGTTAACATCAAAGAGTGTCCATGACAGTGTTGAGTAATAAGCCGTGATAACCTTGATAGCAAGTCGGTCATACTAAAGCGGCTAGATTGGCTTACTGAGCACTGTGCCTCGCGATTCAGGCAATCAGTACAGTAATTTAATCAGACCAGCCGTTGGCATTCGTTACTATTGGAGTAGCATACGCAACGTTTAGATCCGACAACAAGCTACACCGTGATACTACAAGAAAGATAGGACAAACTTAATGAAGAAACACACTTGGAATGCGCTGATTTGCGCTTTGTTATTATCAGTCTCGGCTGGCGCTATTTCCGCCGAAGCCGAAATCGACATCCCGTTTGAGAAATTCACTCTCGACAACGGCTTAACGCTTATTGTACACGAGGACAAGAAGGCACCAATCGTGGCCGTCAATGTTTGGTATCACGTAGGCTCGAAAGATGAAAAAATCGGTCGCACCGGGTTCGCCCACTTATTTGAACACTTGATGTTTAATGGTTCTGAGAATTACAACGACGATTGGTTCAAACCTTTTGATCGCGTTGGCGCAACCGGCATGAATGGCACCACCAACCAAGATCGCACCAACTATTATCAAGTTGTACCAAAAAATGCGCTTGAAATGACCTTGTGGATGGAGTCCGATCGTATGGGCCATTTATTAGGCGCAATCGATCAAGCCAAACTCGATGAACAGCGAGATGTTGTCAAGAACGAAAAACGACAACGTGAAAATCAACCCTATGGTCGGGCGTTTGGCACTATTTTCGAGAATGTATACCCGCAGGGCCATCCCTACTCTTGGAGTGTTATCGGCTCGATGGAAGACCTTGAAGCAGCAACGGTCGATGACGTACATGAATGGTTTAAGACTAAGTACGGCGCGGCTAATGCAACCATCACACTAGCCGGTGATATTGATGCTCAACAAGCCAAATCATTAGTAGAGAAATACTTCGGTCATATTGATGCCGGACCACCGCTGGTGAGACAAACTAACTGGGTTGCAAAACGCACGGGAACCCACGAACAAGTGATGTACGATCGCGTACCACAAGCACGGATTTATAAGGTTTGGAATATTCCGGC
The sequence above is a segment of the Arenicella xantha genome. Coding sequences within it:
- a CDS encoding monovalent cation:proton antiporter-2 (CPA2) family protein, which encodes MLTTALIYLLAAVIAVPIAKRLGLGSVLGYLIAGIIIGPSALQLVGDQTDVMHVAEFGVVMMLFLVGLELQPSRLWSMRKPILGLGGLQVLITATTLSGLIWLLSPINPLMAIAIGLSLALSSTAIVLQSLTERGQLETQAGKNAFSVLLFQDIAVIPILALLPLLATLPLVQSVDDHNSSLIAGLAVWQQVLVTVGVIGAIIVSGRFVSRPLFRFIAETGSRELFTVLALCLVVAIAVAMSAVGLSAALGTFLAGVVLAESEFRHEIEVDIEPFKGLLLGLFFITVGANINFALLASQFGLIICLVIALVALKAGILLFLSVLFKMERKQAILFSLALAQGGEFAFVLTSAGQQFAVFDSATASLITIVVALSMLMAPLLFVAHEAYSSRISQHASQIQDDEVQPTCQVIIAGYGRFGQIVGRLLASRGYQLTILDHSASQIEMVRRFGSTVYYGDAARPDLLEAAGADNARLLVVGVDSADKSMEIIRVAKKHFPRLRILSRAVDRRHAYELINEDITGFQRETFYSALKLSVDALALLGVERSEAERVSRLFAEHDEESLYKLADLWGDDQSYGRAVRQRAEDLNAVLAEDAARQSQSDGDSDDKTSEPQPTA
- a CDS encoding SurA N-terminal domain-containing protein, whose translation is MLTEIRDRSSGWFAWIIAGIIIIPMAFFGVQQYADTQARPTVVEIDGTKITQEDFQNRLSRIQNQRLSQNPELANSGVLNSKEFKTSVLQSMINQELVAYVAEEYNYQVSEQQINKQIVENPLYQVDGKFDQSVFNAQMASYGRAGAQVYRADLKRNERLGQVVSGYQESALVLPSEVRSLLEIQAERRTFDLITVNQVDFLESVSVSEQDVQEYYQANIDRYQNPDRVSVSYIELDTQSVAEGIEVEEDVLLAAYEDYKAGFASNETRTTRHILLSTTGDEDEQEQLAKAESLVSELRAGADFAELAEANSQDPGSASNGGSLGDVERGEMVAEFDEALFALPVQEISDPVKSPFGYHIIQVEKVNATEPEPFAVMRFELLEEEQQQQAEERVVELAEQLRNLLFENADSLEVAAAAANLEVQSSAFFARDAGQGVAATDAVREAAFSEAVLDDGVNSELIETSSGVYVAVRKLDFSPAQAKPLDEVRAQIKSTLTTERAIAAAKDAGDELLSRAKSDWTALAKDEAVSIETHTISMLDTERKVAPDVMREVVKAQLGDESTKVFSFTGLNGDFNIVRLTQIAPGNLASVSDAVKDATRRLIEQRNGASLVETYIESLSDELALEINEDLL